Proteins from a genomic interval of Bradyrhizobium sp. CCGB01:
- a CDS encoding primosomal protein N': protein MDHSSRSNAAPANATRMVDVLVPVALDQTYSYKVPRGMELKAGDLVGVPLGPREVLAVVWAENANPDPRLHNRLKEVNEKLDIPPLKPELRSVVDWVANYTLSPRGMVLRMCLRMGENLGPERVRAGVRLVGDPPRRLTPARQRVMEVLSDRLLHGKSEAAKEAGVSAGVIDGLVDEGTLTVEPMPPPPPPPAPDPEFGRPDFSPLQRTAADTMRALAANGTFHVALLDGVTGSGKTEVYFEAVAEAIRRGKQSLILMPEIALTGQFLDRFAQRFGVRPIEWHSELTPRTRARNWAAISEGTAPVVVGARSALFLPYANLGLIVVDEEHDQAYKQDEGVHYHARDMAVVRAHIAKIPIVLASATPSVESEVNARKTRYQRIALPSRFGGQHMPHIEAIDMRREPPARGRFISPRLASEIRTAIEKREQALLFLNRRGYAPLTLCRACGHRFACTICDAWLVDHRFRQRLVCHHCGFSMPRPQTCPHCAAEESLVAVGPGVERLQEEAAALFPDARTMVLSSDLITSIETMRSELAEIAEGRVDVIIGTQLVAKGHNFPRLNLVGVVDADLGLSNGDPRASERTWQLLNQVIGRAGREQGRGVGYLQTHQPDHPVMKALIACDREAFYDSEIDLRERTLYPPFGRLASLIISAGDRPSAEGLGRRLVALAPRDERVVVLGPAEAPLAVIKGRYRFRILVKSARGFDLSDYLRNWLAVCPKPKGNQKLEVDVDPQSFL, encoded by the coding sequence ATGGATCACTCGTCGCGCAGCAACGCCGCCCCCGCCAACGCGACCCGCATGGTCGACGTGCTGGTGCCGGTCGCGCTCGACCAGACCTATTCCTACAAGGTACCGCGCGGGATGGAGCTGAAGGCGGGCGATCTCGTCGGCGTGCCGCTCGGCCCGCGCGAGGTGCTCGCCGTGGTCTGGGCCGAAAACGCCAATCCCGATCCGCGCCTGCACAACCGCCTCAAGGAGGTCAACGAAAAGCTCGACATCCCGCCTTTGAAGCCCGAGTTGCGTTCCGTGGTCGACTGGGTCGCCAATTACACGCTGAGCCCGCGCGGCATGGTGCTGCGCATGTGCCTGCGGATGGGCGAGAATCTCGGCCCCGAGCGGGTGCGCGCCGGCGTGCGCCTGGTCGGCGATCCGCCGCGGCGGCTGACGCCGGCGCGGCAGCGCGTGATGGAGGTGCTGTCGGACCGGCTGCTGCACGGCAAGTCCGAGGCGGCCAAGGAAGCGGGAGTCTCGGCCGGCGTGATCGACGGCCTCGTCGACGAAGGCACGCTGACGGTCGAGCCGATGCCGCCGCCTCCGCCGCCGCCCGCGCCCGATCCGGAATTCGGCCGGCCGGATTTTTCGCCGCTCCAGCGCACCGCCGCCGATACGATGCGTGCGCTTGCCGCCAACGGCACGTTCCACGTCGCGCTGCTGGACGGCGTCACCGGCTCCGGCAAGACCGAGGTTTATTTCGAGGCGGTCGCGGAAGCGATCCGTCGCGGAAAACAGTCGCTGATCCTGATGCCGGAGATCGCACTGACCGGCCAGTTCCTCGACCGTTTTGCGCAGCGTTTTGGCGTGCGCCCGATCGAATGGCATTCGGAACTGACGCCGCGCACCCGCGCGCGCAATTGGGCTGCGATCTCTGAAGGCACCGCCCCGGTCGTGGTCGGCGCGCGCTCGGCGCTGTTTTTGCCTTACGCCAATCTCGGGCTGATCGTGGTCGATGAAGAGCACGACCAGGCCTACAAGCAGGACGAGGGCGTGCATTATCACGCCCGTGACATGGCGGTGGTGCGGGCGCATATCGCAAAGATTCCGATCGTGCTGGCGTCCGCGACGCCGTCCGTCGAGTCCGAGGTCAATGCGCGCAAGACCCGCTATCAGCGCATCGCGCTGCCCTCGCGCTTCGGCGGCCAGCACATGCCGCATATCGAGGCCATCGACATGCGCCGCGAGCCGCCCGCGCGCGGCCGCTTCATCTCGCCGCGCCTGGCCTCCGAAATCAGAACGGCGATCGAAAAGCGCGAGCAGGCGCTGCTGTTCCTCAATCGCCGCGGCTACGCGCCGCTGACGCTGTGCCGTGCCTGCGGCCATCGCTTCGCCTGCACCATCTGCGATGCCTGGCTGGTCGATCACCGTTTCCGCCAGCGCCTCGTCTGCCATCACTGCGGCTTCTCGATGCCGCGCCCGCAGACCTGCCCGCATTGCGCAGCGGAGGAATCGCTGGTCGCGGTCGGGCCCGGTGTCGAGCGCTTGCAGGAGGAGGCGGCCGCGCTGTTCCCGGACGCACGCACCATGGTGCTGTCGAGCGATCTCATCACCTCGATCGAGACCATGCGCTCGGAACTTGCCGAGATCGCGGAGGGCCGCGTCGACGTCATCATCGGCACGCAGCTCGTCGCCAAGGGCCACAATTTCCCGCGGCTCAACCTCGTCGGCGTGGTCGATGCGGATCTCGGCCTCAGCAATGGCGATCCGCGCGCCTCGGAACGCACCTGGCAATTGCTCAACCAGGTGATCGGCCGCGCCGGGCGCGAGCAGGGCCGCGGCGTCGGCTATCTCCAGACCCACCAGCCCGATCATCCCGTGATGAAGGCGCTGATCGCCTGCGACCGCGAGGCCTTCTACGACAGCGAGATCGACCTGCGCGAGCGCACGCTCTATCCGCCGTTCGGCCGGCTCGCGAGCCTGATCATCTCGGCAGGCGACCGTCCGAGCGCCGAAGGACTTGGCCGCCGTCTCGTTGCGCTCGCACCGCGCGACGAGCGTGTGGTGGTGCTGGGTCCGGCGGAGGCGCCGCTCGCGGTCATCAAGGGCCGCTACCGCTTCCGCATCCTGGTGAAATCGGCGCGCGGCTTCGACCTGTCGGACTATCTGCGCAACTGGCTCGCCGTCTGCCCGAAGCCGAAGGGCAATCAGAAGCTCGAAGTGGACGTCGACCCGCAGAGCTTTTTGTAG
- a CDS encoding SDR family oxidoreductase, with translation MEARVTDKVVVITGGSRGIGRATAIAAAARGYRVVVGYASNKQAADEVVAQIAASNGKAIAVKCDVAEEGDIVELFKQADKFGTLGALVNNGGIVGKSGVRVDEMSAERIQRVMAVNVTGSILCAREAVKRMSTKHGGKGGVIVNLSSVAAKLGAPNTYVDYAASKGAIDSFTTGLGYEVAGEGIRVAGIRPGLIDTEIHAAGGEPDRAHRLAHMVPMKRVGTADEIANAIVWLMSDEASYVTAATLDVSGGR, from the coding sequence ATGGAGGCGCGCGTGACGGATAAGGTCGTTGTCATCACCGGCGGCAGCCGCGGCATTGGGCGGGCGACTGCGATCGCGGCGGCCGCGCGCGGCTATCGCGTCGTGGTCGGCTATGCCAGCAACAAGCAGGCCGCCGACGAGGTCGTCGCGCAGATCGCGGCGAGCAACGGCAAGGCCATCGCGGTGAAATGCGATGTCGCCGAAGAAGGCGATATCGTCGAGCTGTTCAAGCAAGCGGACAAGTTCGGTACGCTTGGCGCGCTCGTCAACAATGGCGGCATCGTCGGCAAGAGTGGCGTGCGCGTCGACGAGATGTCGGCCGAGCGCATCCAGCGCGTCATGGCGGTCAACGTCACCGGCTCCATCCTCTGCGCCCGTGAAGCCGTGAAGCGGATGTCGACCAAGCATGGCGGCAAGGGCGGCGTCATCGTCAATCTGTCATCGGTTGCTGCCAAGCTCGGCGCGCCGAATACCTATGTCGACTATGCGGCGTCCAAGGGCGCGATCGATTCCTTCACCACCGGCCTGGGCTACGAGGTCGCGGGTGAAGGCATTCGCGTCGCGGGCATCCGCCCCGGCCTGATCGACACGGAAATCCATGCCGCCGGCGGCGAGCCCGACCGTGCCCATCGTCTGGCCCATATGGTGCCGATGAAGCGCGTCGGCACCGCCGACGAAATCGCCAACGCCATCGTCTGGCTGATGTCGGACGAGGCGTCCTACGTCACCGCAGCCACTCTCGATGTGTCCGGCGGACGCTGA
- a CDS encoding F0F1 ATP synthase subunit delta — translation MAAEDTSVSGVSGRYATALFELARDQKVVDEVKADLDKFEALLNESADLKRLVRSPVFAADAQSRALSAVLDKAGIAGISANFLKVLTANRRLFAVADVIRAYRALVAKFKGETTADVTVAEALSDKNLDALKVALKSVTGKDVALNVKVDPSIIGGLVVKLGSRMIDSSLRTKLNSIKHAMKEAG, via the coding sequence GTGGCTGCAGAAGATACGTCCGTTTCAGGTGTGTCCGGTCGTTATGCAACGGCCTTGTTTGAACTGGCCCGCGACCAGAAAGTGGTCGACGAGGTCAAGGCCGATCTTGATAAATTCGAGGCCTTGCTGAACGAAAGCGCCGATCTGAAGCGCCTCGTCCGCAGCCCGGTTTTTGCGGCCGATGCCCAGTCCAGGGCCCTCTCGGCCGTGCTGGACAAGGCGGGCATCGCCGGCATCTCCGCCAACTTCCTGAAGGTCCTGACCGCCAACCGCCGCCTGTTCGCGGTGGCTGACGTCATTCGCGCCTATCGCGCCCTCGTCGCCAAGTTCAAGGGCGAGACGACGGCCGACGTCACCGTGGCGGAAGCGCTTTCGGACAAGAATCTCGACGCCCTCAAGGTTGCCCTGAAGTCGGTGACCGGCAAGGACGTCGCGCTCAACGTGAAGGTCGATCCCTCGATCATCGGTGGCCTCGTGGTCAAGCTTGGCAGCCGCATGATCGATAGTTCGCTTCGCACCAAACTCAATTCGATCAAGCACGCGATGAAAGAGGCAGGCTGA
- a CDS encoding tyrosine recombinase XerC: MSKAAAPKIELASADPDIAQEMTRWLSHLGAERRLSPKTLEAYGRDLRQCLDFLCSHWGERVTLARFAALEATDIRAFMAMRRADDIAGRSLMRALAGLRSFGRFLEREGKGKVGALSAIRAPKVAKSLPKPLPMASAKRLADADERAGEERETWVLARDAAVMALLYGSGLRISEALGLKRREVPRPGEGDVLIVTGKGNKTRMVPVLQNVLELVQEYVAMCPYPLPPEGPIFLGARGGPLSPRIIQLAMERLRGALGLPDSATPHALRHSFATHLLSRGGDLRAIQELLGHSSLSTTQIYTGIDSERLLEVYASAHPRR, translated from the coding sequence ATGAGCAAAGCGGCCGCCCCAAAAATCGAGCTCGCCAGCGCCGATCCTGACATCGCGCAGGAGATGACGCGCTGGCTGTCGCATCTCGGCGCCGAGCGGCGGCTGTCGCCGAAGACGCTGGAGGCCTATGGCCGCGACCTCAGGCAGTGCCTGGATTTCCTCTGCTCCCATTGGGGCGAACGCGTCACGTTGGCGCGCTTCGCCGCGCTGGAAGCCACCGACATCCGCGCCTTCATGGCGATGCGCCGCGCCGACGACATTGCCGGCCGCAGCCTGATGCGCGCGCTGGCGGGCCTGCGTTCGTTCGGCCGCTTCCTCGAGCGCGAAGGCAAGGGCAAGGTCGGCGCGTTATCCGCGATCCGCGCGCCAAAGGTTGCGAAGAGCCTGCCGAAGCCGCTGCCGATGGCATCGGCAAAGCGCCTTGCGGACGCCGACGAGCGCGCCGGCGAGGAACGCGAGACCTGGGTTCTGGCGCGCGATGCCGCGGTGATGGCGCTGCTGTATGGATCGGGCCTGCGCATCTCCGAAGCGCTCGGCCTGAAGCGCCGCGAGGTGCCGCGTCCCGGCGAGGGCGACGTGCTGATCGTGACCGGCAAAGGCAACAAGACCCGCATGGTGCCGGTGCTGCAGAACGTGCTCGAGCTGGTGCAAGAGTACGTCGCGATGTGCCCCTATCCGCTGCCTCCCGAGGGCCCGATCTTCCTCGGCGCGCGCGGCGGCCCGCTCAGCCCGCGCATCATCCAGCTGGCGATGGAGCGGCTGCGCGGCGCACTCGGCCTGCCCGACAGCGCGACGCCGCACGCGCTCCGCCATTCCTTCGCCACGCATCTGCTCTCGCGCGGCGGGGACTTACGCGCCATCCAGGAATTGCTCGGTCATTCCTCGCTCTCGACCACGCAGATCTACACCGGAATCGATTCCGAGCGGCTGCTCGAGGTCTATGCGAGCGCGCATCCGCGGCGCTGA
- a CDS encoding F0F1 ATP synthase subunit gamma: MASLKDMRVRIASTKATQKITKAMQMVAASRLRRAQQAAEAARPYADKMSAVISNIASAAAGSPGAPALLSGTGRDQVHLLLVCTGERGLSGAFNSSIVRLARERAQALIAQGKEVKFFCVGRKGYEQLRRLFDKQIVEHLDLRSVRQLGFVNAEDIAKKVLARFDNGEFDVCTLFYAQFKSVIAQIPTAQQIIPLVVEEKAANAATTSYEYEPEEDELLSGLLPRNIAVQIFRALLENNASFYGAQMSSMDNATRNAGEMIRKQTQIYNRTRQAQITKELIEIISGAEAV; the protein is encoded by the coding sequence ATGGCGTCACTTAAAGACATGCGCGTCCGCATCGCCTCCACCAAGGCGACGCAGAAGATCACCAAGGCCATGCAGATGGTCGCGGCGTCCAGATTGCGCCGCGCCCAGCAGGCGGCCGAGGCGGCGCGGCCCTATGCCGACAAGATGAGCGCGGTGATTTCCAATATCGCCAGCGCTGCCGCGGGTTCGCCCGGCGCGCCGGCGCTGCTGTCCGGCACCGGCAGGGACCAGGTCCACCTGCTGCTGGTCTGCACCGGCGAGCGCGGCCTGTCCGGCGCCTTCAACTCCTCGATCGTTCGCCTCGCGCGCGAACGCGCCCAGGCGCTGATCGCGCAGGGCAAGGAAGTCAAATTCTTCTGCGTCGGCCGCAAGGGCTACGAGCAGCTCCGTCGCCTGTTCGACAAGCAGATCGTCGAGCATCTCGACCTGCGCAGCGTTCGCCAGCTCGGCTTCGTCAACGCCGAGGACATCGCCAAGAAGGTGCTGGCCCGTTTCGACAACGGCGAGTTCGACGTCTGCACGCTGTTCTACGCGCAGTTCAAGTCGGTGATTGCCCAGATCCCGACCGCGCAGCAGATCATTCCGCTGGTCGTCGAGGAAAAGGCGGCGAACGCGGCGACGACGTCCTACGAATACGAGCCGGAAGAGGACGAGCTGCTGTCCGGCCTGTTGCCGCGCAATATCGCGGTCCAGATCTTCCGTGCGCTGCTGGAAAACAACGCCTCGTTCTACGGCGCGCAGATGAGCTCGATGGACAACGCCACCCGCAACGCGGGTGAAATGATTCGCAAGCAAACCCAGATCTACAACCGAACCCGTCAAGCCCAGATCACCAAGGAGCTGATCGAGATCATCTCCGGCGCCGAGGCGGTCTGA
- the atpA gene encoding F0F1 ATP synthase subunit alpha: MDIRAAEISAILKDQIKNFGQEAEVSEVGQVLSVGDGIARVYGLDNVQAGEMVEFENGTRGMALNLETDNVGVVIFGADREIKEGQTVKRTRAIVDAPVGKGLLGRVVDALGNPIDGKGPIQADKRMRVDVKAPGIIPRKSVNEPMATGLKAIDALIPIGRGQRELIIGDRQTGKTAIALDTILNQKPLNAQPDENIKLYCVYVAIGQKRSTVAQFVKVLEEQGALEYSIVVAATASDPAPMQYIAPFTGCTMGEYFRDNGMHAVIIYDDLSKQAVAYRQMSLLLRRPPGREAYPGDVFYLHSRLLERAAKLNKDQGSGSLTALPVIETQANDVSAYIPTNVISITDGQIFLETDLFFQGIRPAVNVGLSVSRVGSSAQTKATKKVAGKIKGELAQYREMAAFAQFGSDLDASTQRLLNRGSRLTELLKQPQFAPLKMEEQVCVIWAGTNGYLDPLPLNKVRAFEDGLLSLLRGKNADILTAIRDSRDLSDDTAAKLKSAVEGYAKSFA; encoded by the coding sequence ATGGACATCCGCGCCGCGGAAATTTCCGCGATCCTCAAGGACCAGATCAAGAATTTCGGCCAGGAAGCTGAAGTTTCCGAAGTCGGACAGGTGCTGTCCGTCGGCGACGGTATTGCCCGCGTCTACGGTCTGGACAACGTCCAGGCCGGTGAAATGGTCGAGTTCGAGAACGGCACCCGCGGCATGGCGCTGAACCTCGAAACCGACAACGTCGGTGTCGTTATTTTCGGCGCCGACCGCGAGATCAAGGAAGGCCAGACCGTCAAGCGCACCCGCGCCATCGTGGACGCGCCGGTCGGCAAGGGCCTGCTCGGTCGCGTCGTCGACGCGCTCGGCAATCCCATCGACGGCAAGGGTCCGATCCAGGCCGACAAGCGCATGCGCGTCGACGTCAAGGCGCCCGGCATCATTCCGCGCAAGTCGGTGAACGAGCCGATGGCGACCGGCCTCAAGGCGATCGACGCCCTGATCCCGATCGGCCGCGGCCAGCGCGAGCTGATCATCGGCGACCGTCAGACCGGCAAGACCGCGATCGCGCTCGACACCATCCTGAACCAGAAGCCGCTCAACGCGCAGCCGGACGAGAACATCAAGCTGTATTGCGTCTACGTCGCGATCGGCCAGAAGCGTTCGACCGTTGCCCAGTTCGTGAAGGTGCTGGAAGAGCAGGGCGCGCTCGAATACTCGATCGTCGTCGCCGCCACCGCCTCCGACCCGGCGCCGATGCAGTACATCGCGCCGTTCACCGGCTGCACCATGGGCGAATACTTCCGCGACAACGGCATGCACGCCGTCATCATCTATGACGATCTGTCCAAGCAGGCCGTCGCCTACCGCCAGATGTCGCTGCTGCTGCGCCGCCCGCCGGGCCGCGAAGCCTATCCGGGCGACGTGTTCTATCTGCACTCCCGCCTGCTTGAGCGCGCGGCGAAGCTGAACAAGGACCAGGGTTCGGGCTCGCTGACGGCGCTGCCGGTCATCGAAACCCAGGCCAACGACGTGTCGGCCTACATCCCGACCAACGTCATCTCGATCACCGACGGCCAGATCTTCCTGGAAACCGACCTGTTCTTCCAGGGCATCCGTCCCGCGGTGAACGTCGGTCTGTCGGTGTCGCGCGTCGGTTCTTCGGCGCAGACCAAGGCCACCAAGAAGGTCGCCGGCAAGATCAAGGGCGAGCTCGCGCAGTACCGCGAAATGGCGGCGTTCGCGCAGTTCGGCTCCGATCTCGACGCCTCGACCCAGCGCCTGCTCAACCGCGGTTCGCGTCTGACCGAGCTGCTGAAGCAGCCGCAGTTCGCGCCGCTGAAGATGGAAGAGCAGGTCTGCGTGATCTGGGCCGGCACCAACGGCTATCTCGATCCGCTGCCGCTCAACAAGGTGCGCGCGTTCGAGGACGGCCTGCTGTCGCTGCTGCGCGGCAAGAACGCCGACATCCTCACCGCGATCCGGGACAGCCGCGATCTCTCCGACGACACCGCCGCCAAGTTGAAGTCGGCGGTCGAAGGCTACGCCAAGAGCTTCGCCTGA
- the lpdA gene encoding dihydrolipoyl dehydrogenase: MATYDLVVIGTGPGGYVCAVRASQLGMKVAVVEKNATLGGTCLNVGCMPSKALLHASEMFEEAGHSFAKMGVSVSAPKLELPAMMNFKQQGIDGNVKGVEFLMKKNKVDVLKGTGKILGTGKVEVSADGKSQVIETKNIVIATGSDIARLKGIEIDEKRIVSSTGALSLEKVPGRMLVIGAGVIGLELGSVWRRLGSEVMVVEFLDRILPGMDGEIAKQFQRILEKQGFAFKLGSKVTGVENNGKALLAKIEPAAGGAAETIEADVVLVCIGRVPYTDGLGLKEAGVALDNRGRVQIDPHFATSLKGVYAIGDVVAGPMLAHKAEDEGVAVAEIIAGQSGHVNYDVIPGVVYTTPEVSSVGKTEEELKQAGVAYTVGKFPFTANGRSKVNQTTDGFVKILADAKTDRVLGVHIIGREAGEMIHEACVLMEFGGSAEDLARTCHAHPTRSEAIKEAALAVGKRAIHM; this comes from the coding sequence ATGGCTACCTACGATCTCGTCGTCATCGGCACCGGACCTGGCGGTTATGTCTGCGCGGTGCGCGCAAGCCAGCTCGGCATGAAAGTCGCCGTGGTCGAAAAGAACGCCACGCTCGGCGGCACCTGCCTCAATGTCGGCTGCATGCCGTCGAAGGCGCTGCTGCACGCGTCCGAGATGTTCGAGGAAGCCGGGCATTCCTTCGCCAAGATGGGCGTGTCCGTCTCCGCGCCGAAGCTCGAATTGCCGGCGATGATGAACTTCAAGCAGCAGGGCATCGACGGCAACGTCAAGGGCGTCGAGTTCCTGATGAAGAAGAACAAGGTCGATGTGCTCAAGGGCACCGGCAAGATCTTAGGCACCGGCAAGGTCGAAGTCTCCGCCGATGGCAAGTCGCAGGTGATCGAGACGAAGAACATCGTGATCGCGACCGGCTCGGACATCGCGCGTCTCAAGGGCATCGAGATCGACGAGAAGCGCATCGTGTCGTCGACCGGCGCGCTGTCGTTGGAGAAAGTGCCCGGCAGAATGCTGGTGATCGGCGCCGGTGTGATCGGGCTTGAGCTCGGCTCGGTGTGGCGCAGACTCGGGTCCGAAGTCATGGTCGTCGAATTCCTCGATCGCATCCTGCCCGGCATGGACGGCGAGATCGCGAAGCAATTCCAGCGCATCCTGGAAAAGCAGGGATTTGCGTTCAAGCTCGGCTCCAAGGTCACGGGTGTCGAGAACAATGGGAAGGCGCTGCTCGCAAAGATCGAACCGGCTGCCGGTGGCGCGGCCGAGACGATCGAAGCCGACGTCGTTCTCGTCTGCATCGGCCGCGTGCCGTACACGGATGGGCTCGGCCTGAAGGAAGCCGGCGTGGCGCTCGACAATCGCGGCCGCGTGCAGATCGATCCGCATTTCGCCACCAGCCTCAAGGGCGTCTACGCCATCGGCGACGTCGTCGCCGGGCCCATGCTCGCGCACAAGGCCGAGGATGAAGGTGTCGCCGTCGCCGAGATCATCGCGGGCCAGTCCGGCCACGTGAACTACGACGTTATCCCAGGCGTCGTGTATACCACGCCGGAAGTGTCCTCCGTCGGCAAGACCGAGGAGGAGCTGAAGCAGGCGGGTGTGGCTTATACCGTCGGGAAGTTTCCCTTTACCGCCAACGGCCGCTCCAAGGTCAACCAGACCACCGACGGCTTTGTGAAGATTCTCGCAGATGCGAAGACCGATCGCGTGCTCGGCGTGCACATTATCGGCCGCGAAGCCGGCGAAATGATCCACGAAGCCTGTGTTCTCATGGAGTTCGGCGGCAGTGCGGAAGATCTCGCCCGCACCTGCCACGCGCATCCGACCCGCTCGGAGGCCATCAAGGAGGCCGCGCTTGCGGTCGGCAAGCGGGCGATCCATATGTAG
- a CDS encoding DUF4337 domain-containing protein, whose protein sequence is MSAHESMEHAEHAEHASGSNKKIALLIAILALFLAISETLGKGAQTESISKNVEAANLWAFFQAKSIRRTVVITAAEQGKLTLGATTDDAMKATVQKQVDDWTKTAQRYRSEPETGEGTEQLAEKAKHAEHVRDEATAKYHHFELASAAFQIGIVLASATIITGMIALAYVGGILTLAGLFMTALGLWWPHLLHLH, encoded by the coding sequence ATGAGCGCACACGAAAGCATGGAGCACGCCGAGCACGCCGAACACGCGTCCGGCTCGAACAAGAAGATCGCGCTCCTGATCGCGATTCTGGCGCTGTTCCTGGCGATCTCGGAAACGCTCGGCAAGGGCGCCCAGACCGAATCGATCAGCAAGAACGTCGAGGCGGCCAATCTCTGGGCCTTCTTCCAGGCCAAGAGCATCCGCCGCACCGTGGTGATCACCGCGGCCGAGCAGGGCAAGCTCACGCTGGGCGCCACGACCGACGACGCCATGAAGGCGACGGTGCAGAAGCAGGTCGACGACTGGACCAAGACCGCGCAACGCTACCGCTCCGAGCCGGAGACCGGCGAAGGCACCGAGCAGCTCGCCGAGAAGGCCAAGCACGCCGAGCACGTGCGCGACGAGGCGACCGCGAAATACCATCACTTCGAGCTGGCGTCCGCCGCTTTCCAGATCGGCATCGTGCTGGCCTCGGCCACCATCATCACCGGCATGATCGCGCTCGCTTATGTCGGCGGCATCCTGACGCTCGCCGGCCTGTTCATGACCGCGCTCGGCCTGTGGTGGCCGCATCTGCTGCATTTGCATTGA
- a CDS encoding septal ring lytic transglycosylase RlpA family protein — translation MLSLKTLGVTRPRTAIAFIAATLVVGGTATEASAKSRHHHRYSHHHHRHHAQNDTNTTSDWRNANASMTPSSGTGRSFSGMASYYGNESGSRTASGQRFNQNAMTAAHRSLPFGTKLRVTHGSSSVIVTINDRGPFIRGRVLDLSTGAARAIGLTGAGVGRVTAEVVS, via the coding sequence ATGCTGTCTTTGAAGACGCTGGGCGTGACCCGGCCGCGTACGGCGATCGCTTTCATCGCCGCAACCCTGGTCGTCGGTGGAACCGCCACCGAAGCCTCTGCCAAATCCCGGCATCACCACCGCTATTCTCACCATCATCACCGCCACCACGCCCAGAACGATACCAACACGACCTCCGATTGGCGCAACGCCAATGCGTCGATGACGCCGTCGTCGGGCACGGGCCGCAGCTTCTCTGGCATGGCCTCCTACTACGGCAACGAATCCGGCAGCAGGACTGCCTCGGGCCAGCGCTTCAACCAGAACGCCATGACCGCGGCGCATCGTTCGCTGCCGTTCGGCACCAAGCTGCGCGTCACCCATGGCAGCTCGAGCGTCATCGTCACCATCAATGACCGTGGTCCGTTCATTCGCGGCCGGGTTCTCGATCTCTCCACGGGCGCTGCCCGCGCCATCGGCCTCACCGGTGCCGGCGTCGGCCGCGTCACCGCGGAGGTCGTCTCCTAA
- the odhB gene encoding 2-oxoglutarate dehydrogenase complex dihydrolipoyllysine-residue succinyltransferase has translation MTEIRVPTLGESVTEATIGRWFKKAGDPVAVDEPLVELETDKVTIEVPAPSAGTLSEIIAADGATVAVGALLGQITDGAGAAKPAAAPAKPAAAAPAAAAAAPAPAAAKAPPADAPLAPSVRKLSAETGIDASTVPGSGKDGRVTKGDMLAAIERAASAPTPVNQPAAAVQVRAPSPADDAAREERVKMTRLRQTIARRLKDVQNTAAMLTTFNEVDMTNVMALRAHYKDAFEKKHGSKLGFMGFFTKAVVQALKDIPAVNAEIDGTDLIYKNYYHIGVAVGTDKGLVVPVVRDCDHKSIADIEKGIADFGRRARDGQLKIDEMQGGTFTITNGGIYGSLMSTPILNAPQSGILGMHKIQERPMVVGGKIEVRPMMYLALSYDHRVIDGKEAVTFLVRVKESLEDPARLVLDL, from the coding sequence ATGACTGAAATTCGTGTGCCGACGCTCGGCGAATCCGTCACCGAGGCCACCATCGGCCGCTGGTTCAAGAAGGCCGGCGATCCCGTCGCCGTCGACGAGCCCTTGGTGGAGCTCGAGACCGACAAGGTCACCATCGAAGTCCCGGCGCCCTCCGCAGGCACGCTGAGCGAGATCATCGCCGCCGATGGCGCGACCGTTGCGGTCGGCGCGCTGCTTGGCCAGATCACTGACGGTGCCGGCGCTGCGAAGCCCGCCGCCGCGCCCGCCAAGCCCGCGGCTGCCGCTCCTGCTGCGGCTGCTGCCGCGCCGGCTCCCGCTGCGGCGAAGGCGCCGCCGGCCGACGCCCCGCTCGCCCCGTCCGTGCGCAAGCTCTCGGCCGAGACCGGCATCGACGCCTCGACCGTTCCGGGCTCCGGCAAGGACGGCCGCGTCACCAAGGGCGACATGCTCGCCGCGATCGAGCGTGCGGCGTCCGCGCCGACCCCGGTCAACCAGCCTGCCGCCGCCGTGCAGGTTCGCGCGCCGTCACCGGCCGATGACGCCGCCCGCGAAGAGCGCGTCAAGATGACCCGGCTGCGCCAGACCATCGCGCGCCGCCTCAAGGACGTGCAGAACACCGCGGCCATGCTCACGACCTTCAACGAGGTCGACATGACCAACGTCATGGCGCTGCGCGCCCACTACAAGGATGCGTTCGAGAAGAAGCATGGCTCGAAGCTCGGCTTCATGGGCTTCTTCACCAAGGCCGTCGTGCAGGCGCTGAAGGACATCCCGGCCGTCAACGCCGAGATCGACGGCACCGATCTGATCTACAAGAACTACTATCACATCGGCGTCGCCGTCGGCACCGACAAGGGCCTCGTCGTCCCCGTCGTGCGCGACTGCGACCACAAGTCGATCGCCGACATCGAGAAGGGCATCGCCGATTTCGGCCGCCGCGCGCGTGACGGCCAGCTCAAGATCGACGAGATGCAGGGCGGCACCTTCACCATCACCAATGGCGGCATCTACGGCTCGCTGATGTCGACCCCGATCCTGAACGCGCCGCAGTCCGGCATCCTCGGCATGCACAAGATCCAGGAGCGGCCGATGGTCGTCGGCGGCAAGATCGAGGTCCGCCCGATGATGTATCTGGCGCTGTCTTACGATCACCGCGTGATCGACGGCAAGGAAGCCGTCACCTTCCTGGTTCGCGTCAAGGAGAGCCTGGAAGATCCGGCGCGTCTGGTGCTCGATCTCTGA